In the genome of Pseudarthrobacter sp. IC2-21, one region contains:
- a CDS encoding isoprenyl transferase, which produces MELGGFLYGFYERRLLRELTGGRIPKHIGVMVDGNRRWAKQFNAPTSQGHQAGADKIHEFLGWCQELGVKVVTLYMLSTDNMSRSSEELDLLMGIIANTLDRLDEDANISVNAMGAPELLPDYLAERLNKLTARTPVQEKIHVNVAVGYGGRREIVDAVRELLHDAVAKGSDISALADSLTVDDISRFLYTRGQPDPDLVIRTSGEQRLSGFLMWQSAYSEFYFCEALWPAFRKVDFLRALRDYAGRQRRFGT; this is translated from the coding sequence GTGGAATTGGGCGGGTTCCTTTACGGCTTCTACGAGAGACGGCTGCTCCGGGAGCTGACCGGCGGCCGCATCCCCAAGCACATCGGCGTGATGGTGGACGGCAACCGCCGCTGGGCCAAACAGTTCAACGCGCCCACCAGCCAGGGCCACCAGGCCGGGGCCGACAAAATTCACGAATTCCTCGGCTGGTGCCAGGAGCTCGGCGTCAAAGTGGTCACGCTGTACATGCTTTCCACGGACAACATGAGCCGCTCCAGCGAGGAGCTGGACCTCCTGATGGGGATCATCGCCAACACCCTGGACCGGCTCGACGAGGATGCCAACATTTCGGTGAACGCCATGGGAGCCCCCGAACTGCTTCCCGACTACCTCGCCGAACGGCTCAACAAGCTGACGGCCCGGACGCCGGTGCAGGAAAAGATCCACGTCAACGTTGCCGTGGGCTATGGGGGCCGCCGCGAGATCGTGGACGCCGTCCGGGAACTGCTGCACGACGCCGTCGCCAAGGGGTCCGACATCTCCGCGCTCGCGGACAGCCTCACCGTGGACGACATTTCGCGCTTCCTGTACACCCGCGGCCAGCCCGATCCCGATCTGGTCATCAGGACCTCCGGAGAGCAGCGGCTCTCCGGTTTCCTCATGTGGCAAAGCGCCTATAGCGAGTTCTACTTCTGCGAGGCCTTGTGGCCGGCGTTCCGGAAAGTCGATTTCCTGCGGGCACTGCGCGACTATGCCGGACGGCAGCGGCGCTTCGGCACCTGA
- a CDS encoding prepilin peptidase, giving the protein MIRRLDGLWEATPLAFWLVLAACAYFLVMAARLTVIDVRHHLLPNRIVFPSYGVAGVLLLAAAIVHGVAGSGGVPGAPDGGAELLGVPALRILAGGAVLWLFYFVLRLVYPPGMGFGDVKLAGVLGMYLGYLGWGHVFAGTFAAFLLGGLWSIALLAARRGTLKSAIPFGPFMLAGAAAAMLLPA; this is encoded by the coding sequence GTGATCCGACGACTCGATGGACTTTGGGAGGCCACCCCGCTGGCGTTCTGGCTGGTGCTGGCTGCCTGTGCCTACTTTCTGGTAATGGCCGCCCGGCTGACGGTCATCGATGTACGGCACCATCTGTTGCCGAACCGGATTGTGTTCCCTTCCTACGGCGTGGCGGGAGTCCTGCTCCTTGCCGCGGCCATCGTGCACGGTGTTGCCGGTTCCGGCGGTGTGCCAGGGGCGCCCGACGGCGGCGCCGAACTTTTGGGTGTACCTGCCCTTCGAATCCTGGCCGGGGGAGCGGTCCTCTGGCTGTTCTACTTTGTCCTCCGGCTTGTCTACCCGCCCGGCATGGGCTTTGGCGACGTCAAACTGGCCGGTGTGCTGGGAATGTATCTGGGGTACCTCGGCTGGGGCCACGTCTTCGCCGGCACCTTTGCCGCCTTCCTGCTGGGTGGACTCTGGTCCATTGCCCTGCTTGCCGCGCGCCGCGGCACCCTGAAGTCCGCCATCCCCTTCGGTCCGTTCATGCTCGCCGGGGCGGCCGCGGCCATGCTGCTGCCTGCCTGA
- a CDS encoding class II fumarate hydratase translates to MTSTEEFRIEHDTMGEVRVPVNALYRAQTQRAVENFPISGKTLERAHIEALARVKKAAAQANAELGVLDGELAKAIAEAADEVAAGKYDGDFPIDVFQTGSGTSSNMNTNEVIAELATRALKAAGSDKVVHPNDHVNASQSSNDVFPTSVHVAATSALINDLIPALGYLAESLERKAVEFKDVVKSGRTHLMDATPVTLGQEFGGYAAQVRYGIERINASLPRVAEVPLGGTAVGTGINTPAGFPERVIELLATDTGLPLTEARDHFEAQANRDGLIEASSQLRNIAISFMKINNDLRWMGSGPNTGLGEIAIPDLQPGSSIMPGKVNPVICEASIMVCAQVIGNDTAIAWSGTNGAFELNVGIPVMAANLLESVRLLANTSRVMADKMIDGITANVERARFLAEASPSIVTPLNKHIGYENAAKIAKKAVAEGLTIRETVVAMGFLERGELTEEQLDTALDVMSMTRPPHKA, encoded by the coding sequence ATGACTTCCACTGAAGAATTCCGCATTGAACACGACACGATGGGCGAAGTCCGCGTCCCCGTGAACGCCCTGTACCGTGCACAGACGCAGCGTGCAGTTGAGAACTTCCCCATCTCAGGCAAGACCTTGGAGCGCGCCCACATCGAGGCGCTCGCCCGGGTCAAGAAGGCGGCCGCGCAGGCCAACGCCGAACTTGGGGTGCTCGACGGCGAGCTGGCCAAGGCGATTGCCGAAGCCGCCGATGAGGTAGCTGCGGGCAAGTACGACGGCGACTTCCCGATTGACGTTTTCCAGACCGGCTCCGGCACGTCCTCGAACATGAACACCAACGAGGTCATCGCCGAACTCGCCACACGCGCCCTGAAGGCTGCCGGCAGCGACAAGGTTGTTCACCCGAACGATCACGTCAACGCCTCGCAGTCCTCCAACGACGTTTTCCCCACGTCCGTCCACGTTGCCGCCACTTCGGCCCTGATCAATGACCTCATCCCGGCCCTCGGCTACCTGGCAGAGTCGCTGGAGCGCAAGGCAGTTGAGTTCAAGGACGTCGTCAAGTCCGGCCGTACCCACCTGATGGACGCCACCCCGGTGACCCTCGGCCAGGAATTCGGCGGCTACGCAGCCCAGGTCCGCTACGGCATCGAGCGCATCAACGCCTCACTCCCCCGCGTCGCCGAAGTTCCGCTCGGCGGCACGGCCGTGGGCACCGGCATCAACACCCCCGCAGGCTTCCCGGAACGCGTGATCGAACTCCTCGCCACCGATACCGGCCTGCCGCTGACCGAAGCCCGCGACCACTTTGAAGCACAGGCCAACCGTGACGGCCTCATCGAAGCCTCCAGCCAGCTGCGCAACATCGCGATCTCCTTCATGAAGATCAACAATGACCTGCGCTGGATGGGATCTGGCCCCAACACCGGCCTCGGCGAAATCGCCATCCCGGACCTGCAGCCGGGGTCCTCGATCATGCCGGGCAAGGTCAACCCCGTGATCTGCGAGGCGTCCATCATGGTCTGCGCGCAGGTCATCGGCAACGACACCGCCATCGCCTGGTCCGGCACCAACGGTGCCTTCGAACTGAACGTGGGCATCCCGGTAATGGCCGCCAACCTGCTCGAGTCCGTCCGCCTGCTCGCGAACACGAGCCGCGTGATGGCCGACAAGATGATCGATGGCATCACCGCCAACGTGGAGCGGGCCCGCTTCCTGGCCGAGGCCTCACCGTCCATCGTTACGCCGCTGAACAAGCACATCGGCTACGAAAACGCCGCCAAGATTGCCAAGAAGGCAGTGGCGGAAGGCCTCACCATCCGCGAGACCGTTGTAGCCATGGGCTTCCTGGAGCGCGGAGAACTGACCGAAGAGCAGCTGGATACCGCCCTGGACGTTATGTCCATGACGCGCCCGCCGCACAAGGCATAG
- a CDS encoding carbonic anhydrase has protein sequence MTTYLTPALAWRRLREGNERFVNGESSHPNQDASRRSSLVENQHPFAVIFGCSDSRLAAEIIFDLGLGDAFVVRTAGQVIDDAVLGSLEYSISVLGVPLIVVLGHDSCGAVSATKDAVETGQMPTGFIRDLVERITPSVLTSLRNDQHAINEMVVEHTKQTSQRLVDSSRVISDAVDKGQAAVIGLKYSLAEGRAKLVSGIGEL, from the coding sequence GTGACTACATACCTGACTCCCGCCCTCGCCTGGCGCCGGCTGCGCGAAGGCAACGAACGTTTTGTCAACGGTGAATCCTCGCATCCCAACCAGGATGCATCGCGCCGGTCCTCGCTGGTGGAGAACCAGCATCCGTTTGCCGTGATCTTCGGCTGCTCCGATTCGCGCCTTGCAGCGGAAATTATTTTCGATCTGGGCCTCGGCGACGCCTTCGTGGTGCGAACGGCGGGACAGGTGATTGACGACGCCGTCCTGGGATCCTTGGAGTACAGCATCAGCGTGTTGGGGGTTCCCCTGATCGTGGTGCTCGGGCACGACAGCTGCGGTGCGGTCAGCGCCACCAAGGACGCCGTGGAGACAGGCCAGATGCCCACCGGGTTCATCCGCGACTTGGTGGAGCGGATCACTCCCTCGGTACTGACGTCCCTGCGGAACGACCAGCACGCCATCAACGAGATGGTGGTGGAGCACACGAAGCAGACCTCACAGCGGCTCGTGGACAGTTCCCGTGTGATCTCCGACGCAGTGGACAAAGGGCAGGCCGCCGTCATCGGCTTGAAGTACAGCCTCGCGGAAGGCCGTGCGAAGTTGGTTTCGGGCATCGGCGAGCTTTAG
- a CDS encoding DUF4245 domain-containing protein, with protein MQEKTSPGTDPAEPGRAAGGTPPADQPVVKPVIPAAAAKRANASVIGMIVALVVSIGAFLPVILMNPLPKTDGFRPDINVSAVSRNAADVAGFTPAAPDTGGGFRPNYARWESGSGSGVPTWEVGYITPKEAFIGLVQTRQSNPTWLLQQTKSAPVTGTRDAGGHSWELRDAGKGEKSMILEYRGTTVILTGTAQLDEFTVLAAAVVKSMDSNPGATVSPSASPAP; from the coding sequence ATGCAGGAAAAGACCAGCCCCGGGACAGATCCCGCAGAGCCCGGACGCGCCGCAGGGGGCACCCCGCCGGCCGACCAGCCTGTGGTGAAGCCCGTCATCCCGGCCGCGGCCGCCAAGCGGGCCAACGCGTCCGTGATCGGCATGATCGTTGCCCTGGTGGTCAGCATCGGCGCCTTCCTGCCCGTGATCCTGATGAATCCACTTCCCAAAACGGACGGATTCCGGCCGGACATCAACGTCAGCGCGGTATCCCGGAACGCTGCGGATGTGGCGGGATTCACACCGGCGGCGCCGGATACCGGGGGCGGGTTCCGGCCGAATTATGCACGCTGGGAATCGGGAAGCGGCAGCGGCGTTCCCACCTGGGAGGTGGGCTACATCACGCCGAAGGAAGCTTTCATAGGCCTGGTCCAGACCCGTCAGTCGAACCCCACCTGGCTGCTGCAGCAGACCAAAAGCGCCCCGGTTACCGGCACCCGCGACGCCGGCGGCCACTCCTGGGAACTCCGGGATGCAGGCAAAGGCGAGAAGAGCATGATCCTGGAGTACCGCGGAACCACCGTTATCCTCACCGGGACGGCACAACTGGACGAGTTCACCGTCCTGGCGGCCGCCGTCGTGAAGTCCATGGACAGCAATCCCGGCGCAACAGTTTCACCGTCGGCCAGCCCCGCGCCGTAA
- a CDS encoding GNAT family protein produces MTALTAIWPLFGLTLTTPRLVLRPITDDDIPAAVAAAASGIHDPGRNPFSNPWTELPADTLGPNMAQWYWRCRGQATPKDWTLLLGIWHEGQFVGCQDIGAKDFATLRTVSTGSWLKQSVHGRGLGTEMRAAVVLWAFNWLGAEVAESEAAAWNSSSLGVSRALGYEPNGTARMSWGNTAVDVQKVRVTPATFKRPDWTLQVEGHEAAAKFLHIS; encoded by the coding sequence ATGACCGCGCTGACCGCCATCTGGCCCCTTTTTGGCCTCACCCTGACCACGCCGCGGCTGGTACTCCGTCCCATCACCGATGACGACATTCCCGCGGCCGTCGCAGCGGCCGCCAGCGGCATCCACGATCCAGGCCGGAACCCGTTCAGCAACCCCTGGACGGAACTGCCGGCGGACACACTGGGCCCCAACATGGCCCAGTGGTACTGGCGCTGCCGCGGACAGGCCACCCCCAAAGACTGGACCCTGCTCCTGGGCATCTGGCACGAGGGGCAGTTTGTCGGCTGCCAGGACATCGGGGCCAAGGACTTCGCCACGCTGAGGACAGTCAGCACCGGCTCGTGGCTCAAACAGTCCGTCCACGGCCGCGGACTGGGCACGGAGATGCGCGCCGCCGTCGTCCTCTGGGCTTTCAACTGGCTGGGCGCCGAAGTTGCCGAGTCGGAAGCTGCCGCCTGGAACTCCTCCTCTTTGGGGGTGTCCCGCGCGCTCGGCTACGAACCCAACGGCACCGCCCGCATGTCCTGGGGCAACACCGCCGTGGACGTCCAGAAAGTCCGCGTCACCCCGGCGACATTCAAGCGCCCCGACTGGACTCTCCAGGTCGAAGGCCACGAGGCCGCGGCCAAGTTCCTGCACATCAGCTAG
- a CDS encoding PhoH family protein, translating to MATSELLPEVVSEGQKATSRATRATSKTGAATEAAAGFAVSGREATISSFVIDTSVLLSDPRALLRFAEHEVIVPIVVISELEGKRHDPELGYFARKALRLLDDLRVKHGGLSHPIPIGDSGGTLMVELNHISADVLPLGFRSGDNDSRILAVAKNLANEGRNVTVVSKDLPMRVKASAMGLTADEYRNELVQDSGWTGIAEVEASEDEVNTLYGHEPVFIPAAAEMPVNTGLVLLSNRGSALGRVGADKQVRLVKGDRDVFGLHGRSAEQRLAIDLLMDPAVGIVSIGGRAGTGKSALALCAGLEAVLERREHRKVIVFRPLYAVGGQELGYLPGSESEKMNPWAQAVFDTLGALVSQEVVEEVMDRGMLEVMPLTHIRGRSLHDAFVIVDEAQSLEKNVLLTVMSRIGQNSKIVLTHDVAQRDNLRVGRHDGIAAVVETLKGHPLFGHITLTRSERSPIAALVTELLEGAEI from the coding sequence GTGGCTACTTCTGAACTACTGCCCGAGGTTGTTTCCGAGGGACAGAAAGCTACCTCTCGCGCCACGCGAGCTACCTCAAAAACCGGTGCAGCCACTGAAGCTGCGGCCGGTTTTGCCGTCTCCGGAAGGGAAGCCACCATCAGCAGCTTTGTCATTGACACCTCCGTCCTGCTCTCCGACCCGCGCGCCCTGCTGCGCTTTGCGGAGCACGAGGTCATCGTCCCCATTGTTGTGATCAGCGAACTTGAGGGGAAACGGCACGATCCCGAGCTGGGCTACTTTGCCCGCAAGGCCCTCCGGCTGCTCGATGACCTCCGGGTGAAGCACGGCGGCCTCAGTCACCCCATCCCCATCGGGGACAGCGGCGGCACTCTGATGGTGGAACTGAACCACATCTCCGCTGACGTGCTTCCCCTCGGATTCCGCAGCGGCGACAATGACAGCCGCATCCTGGCCGTAGCCAAAAACCTGGCCAACGAAGGCCGGAACGTCACGGTGGTGTCCAAAGACCTGCCCATGCGGGTCAAAGCCTCCGCCATGGGGCTCACAGCCGACGAATACCGCAACGAACTGGTGCAGGACTCCGGCTGGACGGGCATTGCCGAGGTGGAAGCCAGCGAAGACGAAGTCAACACCCTGTACGGCCACGAGCCGGTCTTCATCCCCGCGGCAGCAGAAATGCCGGTCAACACCGGCCTGGTGCTGCTCTCCAACCGGGGTTCGGCCCTCGGCCGGGTGGGCGCCGATAAGCAGGTCCGGCTGGTCAAGGGTGACCGTGACGTGTTCGGGCTGCACGGACGCTCGGCGGAGCAGCGGCTGGCCATCGACCTGCTGATGGACCCCGCCGTCGGCATCGTCTCGATCGGCGGACGGGCGGGCACCGGCAAGTCCGCGCTGGCCCTCTGCGCAGGCCTTGAAGCGGTCCTGGAACGCCGCGAGCACCGCAAGGTGATCGTCTTCCGCCCCCTCTACGCGGTGGGCGGCCAGGAACTCGGTTACCTGCCCGGCTCCGAGTCGGAGAAAATGAACCCCTGGGCGCAGGCCGTGTTTGACACCCTCGGCGCACTGGTCAGCCAGGAGGTCGTGGAAGAAGTCATGGACCGCGGCATGCTCGAAGTCATGCCGCTGACCCACATCCGCGGCCGCTCCCTGCACGACGCGTTCGTCATTGTGGACGAGGCACAGTCACTGGAGAAGAACGTCCTCCTCACCGTGATGAGCCGCATCGGCCAGAACTCGAAGATCGTCCTCACCCACGACGTCGCCCAGCGCGACAACCTGCGCGTCGGCCGGCACGACGGCATCGCCGCCGTCGTCGAGACCCTGAAAGGACACCCGCTGTTCGGCCACATCACCCTGACGCGCTCCGAACGGTCGCCCATCGCAGCGCTGGTGACGGAACTGCTCGAAGGGGCTGAGATTTAG
- a CDS encoding thioredoxin domain-containing protein, with protein sequence MYQVTSQPDQAVPPGVPGGSNTLAAEPSAYLRQHAGNPVHWQPYGQAAFAAAAARDVPVFLSIGYAACHWCHVMAHESFEDQETADYLNAHFVPVKVDREERPDVDAVYMAATQAISGEGGWPMSVFLTPEGLAFHAGTYFPPRPMPGRPSFRQVLEAVQEAWRERRDAVERNAASLAQSLGDAQLSAAVTVSGPPPLLDPDLLPAAVAALARSEDMTDGGFGAAPKFPPSAVLEFLIRHAAVPSDTADAARDMAGRTLAVMARSALFDQLEGGFARYSVTRDWSVPHFEKMLYDNAQLLRDYVHWVRLGGNEVFPAEEAADVAVRTAQWLLDSLGLGTVGDTGGAGFALASSLDADSLVDGEHHEGAAYLWTVEGLQEVLGEEDGAAAGRLMNVGPVGTVSGYGSPLHPARRLEGAEAELWTRVRPALLTARNQRPQPARDDKVVAGWNGLAVAALAEAGAVLGRKEFVAAAESIAAYLERVHWQAADRALIRVSHAGTARGIGGLLEDYAFCAEGMFALYAATGRTRWYQFAERLVHAAGSRFVVDGRLVDTAGGDGQVRAAQGGQAGLDPFDNATPSGAAAFAGVLLTYAALSGSAEHRALASQVLALVPPLAARAPRVAGWLLATAQAALAGPVEAAVVGPPGPRRTELHLELLRSASPGLVIAVEDDGGAEVPPSGAPSGVEPIPDATVAVPLLAGRPAGPDGSPLAYLCRNMVCERPVATPGDLRARLELMTGAGPVS encoded by the coding sequence ATGTACCAAGTGACGAGCCAACCCGATCAAGCCGTTCCGCCGGGAGTTCCGGGCGGCTCCAACACCCTGGCCGCCGAACCGTCGGCGTATCTGCGCCAGCACGCGGGCAACCCGGTGCACTGGCAGCCGTACGGGCAGGCTGCGTTCGCCGCCGCCGCTGCACGGGACGTGCCGGTGTTCCTCTCGATCGGTTACGCAGCCTGCCACTGGTGCCACGTCATGGCCCATGAGTCGTTTGAGGACCAGGAAACCGCAGACTACCTGAACGCGCACTTCGTTCCCGTGAAGGTGGACCGGGAAGAACGGCCCGATGTGGACGCGGTGTACATGGCCGCCACGCAGGCCATCAGCGGGGAGGGCGGCTGGCCGATGTCCGTCTTCCTCACGCCCGAAGGACTTGCCTTCCACGCCGGCACCTATTTCCCGCCCCGCCCGATGCCCGGACGGCCCTCCTTCCGGCAGGTGCTCGAAGCGGTCCAGGAAGCATGGCGGGAGCGGCGTGATGCGGTGGAACGGAACGCAGCGTCCCTGGCCCAAAGCCTGGGCGACGCGCAACTCTCAGCCGCCGTGACGGTGTCCGGTCCGCCACCCCTGCTTGACCCGGATCTCCTTCCCGCCGCCGTGGCGGCGCTGGCCCGGTCTGAGGACATGACCGACGGCGGTTTCGGCGCCGCCCCGAAATTCCCGCCGTCGGCGGTACTGGAATTCCTGATCAGGCACGCCGCGGTGCCCTCGGACACCGCGGATGCGGCGCGGGACATGGCGGGCCGGACGCTGGCGGTCATGGCCCGCTCGGCGCTGTTTGACCAGCTGGAGGGCGGCTTTGCCCGGTACTCGGTGACCCGCGACTGGTCCGTCCCGCACTTCGAAAAGATGCTGTACGACAACGCCCAGCTGCTCCGTGACTATGTCCACTGGGTGCGCCTGGGCGGCAACGAGGTGTTCCCGGCGGAGGAAGCCGCGGACGTGGCCGTCCGCACCGCGCAGTGGCTGCTGGACTCGCTGGGCCTCGGCACGGTCGGGGACACAGGCGGCGCCGGCTTTGCGCTGGCCTCATCCCTGGACGCCGACTCCCTGGTGGATGGCGAACATCATGAAGGGGCCGCCTACCTGTGGACCGTTGAAGGCCTGCAAGAGGTCCTGGGCGAGGAGGACGGCGCGGCCGCAGGCCGACTTATGAACGTCGGGCCGGTGGGCACCGTCTCCGGGTACGGCTCACCATTGCACCCCGCACGGCGCCTGGAGGGTGCCGAGGCGGAGCTGTGGACCCGGGTCCGTCCGGCCCTGCTGACGGCCAGGAACCAGCGGCCCCAGCCGGCGCGGGATGACAAGGTGGTGGCCGGCTGGAACGGGCTCGCCGTCGCCGCGCTCGCGGAAGCCGGGGCGGTGCTGGGCCGCAAGGAGTTTGTGGCAGCGGCCGAATCCATCGCCGCCTACCTCGAACGCGTCCACTGGCAGGCAGCTGACCGCGCACTGATCCGGGTCTCGCACGCCGGAACGGCCCGTGGCATCGGCGGGTTGCTGGAAGACTACGCCTTTTGCGCCGAGGGGATGTTTGCCCTCTACGCCGCCACGGGCCGGACACGCTGGTACCAGTTTGCCGAGCGGCTGGTGCACGCGGCCGGCAGCCGCTTCGTGGTTGACGGGCGCCTGGTGGACACGGCCGGGGGAGACGGCCAGGTCCGGGCGGCGCAGGGCGGCCAGGCAGGCCTGGATCCGTTCGATAATGCCACGCCCAGTGGCGCCGCGGCGTTCGCGGGCGTCCTTCTCACTTATGCAGCGCTTTCCGGATCCGCGGAGCACCGGGCCCTGGCCTCGCAGGTCCTGGCGCTCGTCCCGCCACTGGCGGCCCGTGCGCCGCGGGTGGCCGGCTGGCTCCTGGCGACCGCCCAGGCAGCCCTCGCCGGGCCGGTGGAAGCCGCCGTTGTGGGGCCGCCCGGTCCCCGGCGCACCGAACTCCACCTGGAGCTGCTCAGGTCAGCCAGCCCCGGCCTGGTGATCGCAGTGGAGGACGACGGCGGCGCGGAAGTCCCGCCGTCGGGCGCTCCTTCCGGAGTGGAGCCCATCCCGGATGCGACGGTTGCAGTACCGCTGCTGGCGGGCAGGCCGGCCGGCCCGGACGGATCCCCGTTGGCGTACCTGTGCCGGAACATGGTGTGTGAACGCCCCGTGGCAACGCCCGGGGACCTGCGGGCGCGACTCGAACTGATGACGGGCGCAGGCCCGGTCAGCTGA
- the trhA gene encoding PAQR family membrane homeostasis protein TrhA, with translation MNSQTPDAGRAPGTDGHSPVDDAAVRLAELLMIKPKWRGWIHTVAAPLALVAGIILVVVAPTTDRKITSAIYAATGVLLFGVSAVYHRGNWSPRVKMVLKRLDHTNIMLVIAGSYTPLAWSLLEQPKAVLLLWVIWSGAILGVLFRLLWTDAPRWLYVPIYIALGCGSLFYLPEFFSASVPAAVLICVGGVLYITGAVFYALKKPNFSYRHFGFHELFHALTVFAFGAHFAAILIAVLS, from the coding sequence ATGAACAGCCAGACTCCCGACGCCGGACGCGCACCCGGAACGGACGGCCACAGCCCGGTGGATGACGCCGCGGTGCGGCTGGCCGAACTCCTGATGATCAAGCCCAAGTGGCGCGGATGGATCCATACCGTCGCTGCGCCGCTGGCGCTGGTCGCGGGGATCATCCTGGTGGTGGTGGCCCCCACGACGGACCGCAAGATCACCTCGGCCATCTACGCCGCCACGGGCGTCCTGCTTTTTGGCGTCAGCGCCGTCTATCACCGCGGAAACTGGTCTCCCCGCGTCAAAATGGTCCTCAAACGGCTGGACCACACCAACATCATGCTGGTCATCGCAGGCAGCTACACGCCGCTTGCCTGGTCCTTGCTCGAGCAGCCCAAAGCCGTCCTGTTGCTCTGGGTCATCTGGTCCGGCGCGATCCTCGGAGTCCTCTTCCGTCTCCTGTGGACGGACGCGCCGCGCTGGCTGTACGTTCCCATCTACATCGCGCTCGGTTGCGGGTCACTGTTCTATCTGCCGGAGTTCTTCTCCGCCAGCGTCCCTGCCGCCGTCCTGATCTGTGTGGGCGGTGTCCTGTACATCACCGGCGCGGTGTTCTATGCACTCAAGAAGCCCAACTTCAGCTACCGGCATTTCGGCTTCCACGAACTCTTTCACGCGCTGACTGTCTTTGCCTTCGGCGCCCATTTCGCGGCCATCCTGATCGCCGTCCTCAGCTGA
- a CDS encoding HNH endonuclease signature motif containing protein has product MESTTADEVLEPITASAVPATARPGQGAAGGDGIPNEVLFRSDPLRRRKNLCLERLAGIARLEARPAAEKVQIVAELVEVSMALEPPARSPQEATAQEMALVAELACALTVGERTASTLLTESHALTTDLPLTLSTLQAGEISWQHARVMGDETTNLDPSAAQALEAHFLDPEAPNPARGPAGELVPSRFRHKARIWRERHHPDSIEKRHTRSVADRRLEYRPDRDGMAWLSAYLPAPTASGIWEQSTRAARAMQGPDEPRTLTQLRADTVATWLLGDAENPSGVPSPRAHVLITVPVMALLGATEESAMLDGYGPIPPSMARKLIADGAESFHRVLIDPPDGAPLEIGRTSCRVTKAQRQWLRLRDGKCPFPGCHNQSLDNEADHVLAWAEGGSTGISNLGQPCHRHHRLRHTSGWTPTGATKDEAPGCISPSGRRYQSEHPDWEPPTWPDWADWAAESGGDVQHRSAGTLPVADP; this is encoded by the coding sequence ATGGAAAGCACGACGGCGGACGAGGTGTTGGAACCCATCACGGCCTCCGCCGTGCCCGCCACAGCCCGTCCCGGTCAAGGTGCGGCCGGCGGTGACGGGATCCCCAACGAGGTACTTTTCCGGTCAGATCCTTTGCGCCGGCGGAAGAATCTTTGCCTGGAACGGTTGGCCGGGATTGCACGGCTCGAAGCCCGGCCCGCGGCGGAAAAGGTTCAGATCGTCGCGGAATTAGTCGAAGTCTCCATGGCATTGGAGCCACCGGCCCGGTCGCCGCAGGAAGCCACCGCGCAGGAAATGGCGTTGGTCGCGGAGCTCGCGTGCGCCCTGACGGTCGGCGAACGGACCGCCTCCACCCTGCTGACTGAGTCCCACGCCCTGACCACAGACTTACCGTTGACCCTCTCCACCCTGCAGGCCGGTGAAATTTCGTGGCAGCACGCCCGGGTCATGGGGGACGAGACCACCAACTTGGACCCCTCCGCTGCGCAGGCTCTGGAAGCGCACTTCCTGGACCCTGAAGCACCCAACCCGGCCCGTGGCCCTGCCGGGGAACTCGTCCCCTCCCGCTTCCGGCACAAGGCCCGGATCTGGCGGGAACGCCACCACCCGGACAGCATCGAAAAACGCCACACCCGCTCCGTCGCGGACCGGCGCCTGGAATACCGCCCGGACCGGGACGGCATGGCCTGGCTCTCGGCCTATTTGCCGGCCCCCACGGCGTCGGGGATCTGGGAGCAGAGCACGAGGGCGGCCCGGGCCATGCAGGGCCCCGACGAGCCCCGCACACTGACCCAGCTACGCGCCGACACGGTCGCCACCTGGCTGCTTGGCGACGCTGAGAATCCCAGCGGGGTGCCCTCACCGCGGGCGCACGTGCTGATCACGGTCCCGGTCATGGCTTTACTGGGTGCCACCGAGGAGTCGGCGATGCTGGACGGGTACGGTCCGATCCCGCCCTCCATGGCACGGAAACTGATTGCCGACGGCGCCGAGTCCTTCCACCGCGTCCTCATCGACCCCCCGGACGGGGCCCCGTTGGAGATCGGGCGGACCAGCTGCCGGGTTACCAAAGCCCAACGCCAGTGGCTGCGCCTGCGGGACGGCAAGTGCCCGTTTCCCGGCTGTCACAACCAGTCCCTGGACAACGAAGCGGACCACGTTCTGGCCTGGGCCGAAGGGGGGTCCACGGGGATCTCAAATCTCGGCCAGCCCTGCCACCGACACCACAGGCTCCGCCACACCAGCGGCTGGACACCTACCGGGGCAACGAAGGACGAAGCACCCGGTTGTATCTCACCCTCCGGCAGGCGCTACCAAAGCGAACACCCCGACTGGGAACCACCCACCTGGCCGGATTGGGCAGACTGGGCAGCAGAATCGGGCGGAGACGTTCAGCACCGCAGTGCAGGCACCCTGCCTGTCGCTGATCCTTGA